The DNA window GCTTTCGGAATTTGGCGTGTCATCTTTGTCGGCCTGGCGCTGCTCACACTTACCTTGTGGGCGTTCTTCTGGATGAAGCAAAATGGCGCATCGGATGCGCTTGCGCGAGCCGTTGCCGTCAACGCACTTGTCATTGGTCAGATATTCTACCTGCTCAATAGCCGTTACAAGATCGGATCGTCGCTCTCCCTGAAGGCGCATCTGGACAATAAGTACTTGCCTCTGGGCATCGGCGCGGTCGTTATCTTGCAGCTTTTGTTTACCTACGCGCCGCCACTACAAGTCCTCTTTGAAACTGCAGCCATTCCACTCCGCATTTGGCCTTGGCTCTTGTTCGGCGGCTTCGTGTTCTTTTTCGTGGTAGAAGCGGAGAAACTGATCATCCGGCTAACGCGTTCGCCGGAAGGCGTAGCTGCGGCAGTCCGAGCCCCCTAACGTTGAATGGTGTTGGGTGGAGGAACCTTAACCGGTAGTGAGCCTCAATAATCTCAAAGAAAGGAACTGGAGATGAACGCAAGGAAGATGCTCAGTGTTCTGACCATTGGCGGAATTATTGTTCTGGCGGGACCGCCCCCAGCTGCCAAAGCCGTGTCGCCAATCGATCCGAACCCCTTTTGGGCCTCTTTCGGGAAAATGACGACCGAAGTATCTTCGCGCAGTCACGTTAAGCATCGCCAATGGCGTCATCGCGGCGGCCGGCATCCATTCTACGGCAGTGGCCACTAGCGGGGGGCGCCGGGATTTCCTGGACGGAGTCATACCTTCCTGGCGCCGGATAGCGCGGCTTCGATCCCACAAACAACAAACTCGTTAGCGAACATATCCCCTCGCCCGTGTCATACGAACAGGAGAACGCTTCCCCGCCGTCCGATTCATGGAGCGTCCCTCAGACGCCTCGACCGGATGTCGGTCTCAGGTCGTGGAAGCACCATGCTGCCAATCGCCTTCCGCAACGGGCGGCGGACCTCAATCGACCGAAGGCTGCGCATGGCTCACTGTCCGGTCTGAATTAGCAACGCCGCCGTGGCATGGCCGACGTGCTTCATGAAGCCGGGCATTCGAAAATACGGTGGCCCTTCTCGTCCACGACGAATACGAGATTTGACCGGCAGAACTCGCCCGCCTTGCTCAATTCAGTAGCGAGGAATTTAGCCTGATCTATAACTTGCTCTGGACTCGAAAGGCGGTTTCCCACTTCATCGGAAAAGACTTTCGGGCCGTCGCAGATATGGAAAAAGTATCGCATGGCAGCGTTAGCGGAGCCGGAACGAGACGCGTTCTAGCGTCTGAGAGGCTCTCACTTCCTGAAAGTGACTGCGGACGGCGTACCGGGCGAGACGTCTCCAGCGTCGCGCCGACTGCCATGGCTCAAACGATTCCAGCAATTCCATGGCCTGCGAGTACTTCCCATATGTCCAGGCGAATGCGCGTATCGAGATGAGCTTATCGCGGGTTATGCTAAGGAGGCGTTCGACGAGCACAAGCTTTAGAACTTCGCCTACGACAATCACAATCATCCCCACCGCCATGTGGCCCGTACCAATCAGATAAACGGCAACCGGCTTGACGGGTTCGAGAACGATCAGAGGCACAGCGAACAAGGCTAGGGTGGGATAAGGGTGCAACGAAACTATCCGGACGCGAAGACTTCCGAATATCCAGTGTGCGGCAATCCGGTTGACGAAAGGTCGAACAACCGTCACGAAGACTGCATCCACAAGGAAGTAGATAGCCGCCAGTACGAATGTTGCGGATTTAAAAATTCGGTTCATATGAATCTCCGAACAACCACGCCTGAATAAGTTGCGGGTTCGAACGTTCGCTGGAGATAGGTTCCGACGTATTACGCCAGGCTGGCTAGTGGATTAATCTCTTGTAACAAAACGCAAACCCGGCGAGACAAAACGCCGCGTTGAATTCGCCGGTGCGCTGGGTCGTATGACGCCCCTGCTAGGGTGGCGGCGGGCACTTCGTGGGGAGGCTGTCGTCGCTACCACGACCAATCCGCGTCGATGGAGCGTGGCGGCGCCGATCCAACCACTCGAACAACTTTGCGCGTCGTTCAGGATTCCTTCCGGCTTGACCAGAAGGTCATGCCAATGCCAACCACGAAGGCAGCAGCAAGAATGACAAAGAGCATGGATTGCTTGACCCACGAGACCGCCGGGACGGCGAGAGCCAAGACGAACCCGAGAAAGCACAGTTCGAGCGAAGCTAGATTGAGCCCGGCCAGAAAACAGCCGAGCGCCAGCAACATCAGAAGGACCAGGCTGGTGGCTGGCGCTGGCAGCAATTGCTGAACACCGGTCAGCAACATAATGTTCATGGCAACGAGGACGGCAACCCAGTGAACAGTCTGGGTCCAAATCAGCCGGACTCGCGCTTGCTTGTCTTTGGGCTTGTCCCATTCGGTGAAAATACACACTCCACCGGATATCAGGGCTAGCAACTCCCAGTAACCAGCAAGAGGCTTTTGCGCCATATTCGAGTAGGCCACGCCGGCGAGCGCCAGTGCCAAGACCAGCAGATAGGGTACACGCCGGCGCCAAGCATTGGCGTTGCCGGAATCGCCCGGGGCAGTCTCTTCCCGCAAATTGTCTTCACTCATGATCACCCCCATTTGGATTTGCGGGCTTCAGATCTTCATTTCGTAATCCTGCCGCCCCCGCCTTCCGCTTGATCCTGCACCAAGCCATCTTGTCGACTGTTCATGCCCGACAATGGACCGAATCTGCGGCGGATCCGCTCGGCATGGAGCTTCCTGAAGCAAACAACAGTCCAGTCACCATGGTCGCGAGACTTGGCACAATTGCGTCAAATTGCAACTCGGCGCGGCTTCGTCCGTCACGGCGGCGTCGATGCTCCGACCCGCTCCAAACTAACATCCACCGTGGGCCACCTGACAAAGAGCAGCATTGACTGAAACAACATCGCCGTTGCATTCAATAACCGTGCGAACTTGATCGTCGAGCGCTTCGCGAGGAGTGGAGAGCGACGGCAACGCATGTTGTCGATTTGGCTGTTCGTCCTGTGAGGAATTTGGCGCGCAATCGTAAGAATTTGAACGTTTTGAGGAGCAACTGATGAAGCGTAGCCTGGCGTTGCTATTTTCCCTGGCGCTGGCCACGACAATTCCCTTGGCCGATGCGCTCGCGCAAAGTTCGCCGGGACGCGGCGCGGTAGGCGGCGCGATCATCGGAGGCGCCGTCGGTGGTCGCCGGGGGGCCGTAATCGGCGCAACCGCCGGGGCCATCGCAGGAAGCCACGGACGGCATTGGCATAGCCCCTATTATTGGCGCCATGGTCGTTGCTGGGTTCGTTCGCGACATGGCGCATCGCATCCGGTAGCGAACCGCTATTGCCGCTGACATCGATTTACCGACCGCGTTCCATCTTTCAGGCGACCTGGACCCCAGTCGGAAAGCTGAACGGGTTAAACGCAGCACGCGGAATTGTGCGAGGCCAGTTGTCATTACGGCGCACATATCAATCCGTCAGGATAAGCGAGATCAACGCCTGAGTGAGTCCCTTGCTTACTCTTTTGGTAGGGGCGATTAAGCGGGCGAAGCAGTTGGAGTCGGTTGCAGCATTACTTAGTGTTGGGCTGCTCTTTCGTTGTCGCGGACCGCATACGCCGGCCTGACACGCGACTGTCTCAACGCGTCTATTGATTCTTTGGTTCACTTATAACGCAAGCCACGCAGCGCCCACTCCGCCCGAAGACGGTACGGACATATCGTCCGGCGTGCGTTCAAACGCCTCAGGGCAGCCACTCTTCATCACATGCACAATGACGGATGCGTGGCGAGCAAAATGGCAGAGGGGATTCGAACGTGAGCATGACGTGAAAGGAACAGATAATGGAACGGAACATAATGAACCGTCGTACGGTTCTTAAGGGAAGCGCCGCTACCGTTGGCTTGTTGGGAAGCGGCGCATCCGCCTCAATGGTGGCGGGCGTGGAGCAGGCATCTGC is part of the Bradyrhizobium canariense genome and encodes:
- a CDS encoding DUF6894 family protein, whose product is MRYFFHICDGPKVFSDEVGNRLSSPEQVIDQAKFLATELSKAGEFCRSNLVFVVDEKGHRIFECPAS